One part of the Rutidosis leptorrhynchoides isolate AG116_Rl617_1_P2 chromosome 1, CSIRO_AGI_Rlap_v1, whole genome shotgun sequence genome encodes these proteins:
- the LOC139889836 gene encoding uncharacterized mitochondrial protein AtMg00810-like: MIKDLGKLKYFFGIEILDNDDGICMSQRKYCLDLLNDYGLLGCKPVSTPIEQNLCVACEPSDKDKLLVNITEYQKLVGRLIYLSLTRPDIAFAVHVLSQYMHAPLQSHFDLAFRVLRYLKGAPGKGIQMMKGKGYSLYAYCDSDWAKCKLNRKSVTGYLVFFCGSLVSWKSKKQATISRSSAEAEYRAMGSTACEIVWLKNLLLDFNIKVNLPITLFCDNSSAIQIAANPVFHDRTKYFDIDLHFIRHKVSSGLIRTEKIESANQLADILTKGLGSAQHNLLSKRMGLVDMFQNKLEGGC, translated from the coding sequence ATGATCAAGGACTTGGGAAAACTGAAATATTTTTTTGGTATTGAAATCTTGGATAATGATGATGGTATATGCATGTCACAAAGGAAGTATTGCCTAGATTTGTTAAATGACTATGGGCTGCTTGGATGCAAACCTGTGTCTACTCCCATTGAGCAAAATCTGTGTGTTGCTTGTGAACCCAGTGACAAAGACAAGCTACTTGTTAATATCACTGAGTATCAAAAGCTTGTAGGGAGACTTATTTATTTGTCTCTTACCAGACCTGACATTGCCTTTGCTGTTCATGTGCTCAGTCAGTATATGCATGCCCCTTTGCAATCACATTTTGATCTTGCCTTTAGGGTTTTAAGGTATCTTAAAGGTGCCCCTGGAAAAGGAATTCAAATGATGAAGGGCAAGGGGTACTCTTTGTATGCTTACTGTGATTCAGATTGGGCAAAATGCAAGCTAAACAGGAAGTCTGTCACAGGATACTTAGTTTTCTTTTGTGGCTCTCTTGTCtcttggaaaagtaaaaaacaagCTACCATCTCCAGGTCCTCAGCTGAAGCTGAATATAGGGCCATGGGGTCCACTGCTTGTGAAATTGTGTGGCTGAAAAATCTATTGCTTGACTTTAACATCAAAGTCAATTTACCTATAACCCTGTTTTGTGACAATAGCTCTGCTATTCAAATTGCTGCCAACCCTGTTTTCCATGACAGAACAAAATATTTTGATATTGATCTTCATTTTATAAGGCACAAAGTTTCCTCTGGTCTTATTAGAACTGAAAAAATTGAGTCTGCAAATCAGCTTGCAGATATCTTAACAAAAGGGTTGGGTTCTGCACAACACAACCTTCTTTCAAAAAGGATGGGTCTTGTTGATATGTTCCAAAATAAGCTTGAGGGGGGATGTTAA